The Humidesulfovibrio mexicanus genomic interval TGGGACAGGCGGCCGTGCAGGAACTCCCACAATTGCGTCAGGCCAAGCATCCTGAGCCCGCCCACCTGGAGCACGGCCCAGGCCAGCAGCAACACCCCAGCGCCCTGCCCCGCCCACAGCAGCACCCTCGCCGCGCCCCCAACAGCCCACATCCGCTGGGGCAGGTCCGGCTCCTTGGCGAGCACCAGCCAGAAGGTCCACACGCTTACCAAAGCGTAGCCCAAAGGATACAGGACACAGCGCGGCCCAAGGGCCAGCTCGAAGGCGGCCTTGACCCTGCGCGCGGCCAGGATGCTATGCAGCGCGCCCCAGCCCGTCCACAGCCCCAGGGCGTAGGCCGCGTCGGCGAGCGCCTCGGGAGCCAGGGAGCCGGAGGGCGTCACGCGGCGTCGCCCTTCTCCGGCGGCAGGCCAGGCAGCCAGGCGTCCAGGAACTCCAGCACGGCGCGGGCGTTTTCCTCCACCGGGCGCAGGGCGTCCAGCACGCACTCGGCCTCCGGGTTCTCCTCGTAGGGCACGTCCACGCCCACCACCTGGCCCAGGCCGGGCACGGGCTGGCCGGTGCGCTTGCGCATGAGCGCCTTCTGGTACATGCCGGGCATGACGTAGGCTCCCCGGTGGCCGCCGATGGACTGCTGGCTGGAGCGCACGGCCTCGCGGCGCATGGCCTCGGGCAGGGGGCAGCGCACCAGCACCTCGGCCATGCGCGGAATGACGGCGCGCGCCTCCTGGCGCATGGCCAGCCTGTAGGCCGTGGCGTCCAAAATGACGCCCCGCCCCTGGACCACCAGGTCCGCGGCCTCGCGGGCGAAGAGCTCATACGCCTTGGCGCGTTCCTCCGCCGTGTAGGCGGGCTGCGGGAAGTAGGCCCGGCGGCGCTCGTCCATCATCAACAACGCGGGCTCCACCCCGCGCCGGGACAGTTCCTCGCACACCGCGCGGGCGATGGTGCTCTTGCCGCAGCCGGGCAGCCCGGTGAACCAGAGCGCCCAGCCGGGGGAGTCGGCCGAGGCGCTCATGCCTGGCCTCCGTCGCAGGGCTCAAGGTAGCGGCCCGGGGTGCGCCAGTCGAAGGCCTCGTCCTCCAGCACGCGGAGGATGAAGCGCACCAGCGCGCGGCGCACGGCTTCCGGATGGTCGGGGTACCACTCCGGCGAGACGATGACCAACCCCCGGAACACGAAGAAGGGCGCAATGGCCGCGAGCACGCCCTGGTCGCCGCTGGCGGCGAGGTACTCTTCGAACAGAATGTTCCAAAGCTCCGCAAACGGCCCCTGGAACAGCGCTCCAGGCTGTGCGGCCTCCGGGTTCATGCGCAGGCCGAAAAGCAGGTAGTTGGCGGCCAGCGAGGCCAGATCGCTGGCGGGTTCGCCCCACTCGCCCCGGCTGCGGTCCAGCACGCGGAAATCCCGTTGCGGCGCGTCCGGAGGATCCACCAGGATGTTCCAGGGGTGCACGTCGCCATGGACCACGCTTAGGCGGTGGGAGAAGCCCCGCAGCTTCCAGCGCCAGTCGATGAGGCGCTTCTCAAGCCGCGCGAAGTCCTCGTCGGCCAGAAAGGGGCAGGGGTGCGGAAACGCCTCGTCCACCAGTCCCATGATGCACTCGCTGGCGCCCAGCAGGTTGCGCACATGGCGATAATAGAGGTCCGCGTCGTCCTTCTTCACGGCGTGGATCTCCGCCAGCCAGCGGGCGAGGGCGCGCGCCATGTCGCGGTCGGCCGGGCGGTAGTCCCCGCCGCTGATGCGCTCCAGGTCCAGAAAATAGTCATAGCCCCGGAGCTTCTCGTTCATGATGAAAAACTCGCACGGCTCGGCCACGGGAACAAGGCGGCTGTGGGCGTCCACGTAACCGAGGGCCATGGGTCGCACGTGGCGCGGCAGGCGCGCGCTGGTCTCGAACTGAAACATGAGGATGGCGGCGCGATCCCAGTAGAACTGGTGGCCGTACTTGTCGCCGCGCATGACGGAGAGCACGCCCTCTCGCGGCTCCCCGTCCACGCGGAAGCGCACCAAGAGCGGCTTGCCGTAGCCGAAGCGCTTGATGCCCTGCTTGTCCAGAGTGCCGATGGCCCCGAGGTCGTCGAGCTCGGCGCCGGGCCCGAAGGCCCGGCGCAGGTACTCGGCCACACGTTCCGGCGTCAGGTCGATCATGGGACCCTCCTTCCGGTTGTCGCGCGGGGCGCCTGGTGCGGCGCGGCGCGGGTGGTTTCCGGGCGGGAACGCCCGGCTAGATGCTGCGCCCGAAATGGGCGCTCAAGCTCGCGTTGAAGTCCTCCATGCTGAACCGGTGCTCCTGGGTGCCCTTGCTGGCCACGCAGAAGGCCGCGCACACGCTGCCCAGCTCCGCCGCCTTGGCCAGGGGTTCGCCCAGGCACAGGCCCTTCAGAAGCCCTGCGCGGTAAGCGTCGCCCGCGCCGGTGGGGTCAAGCGCCTTGTCCACCTTGACCACGGGCACGCGGGTCTCCTGCGCGCCTTGGGCGATGAGCGAGCCTTCCTCGCCCAGGGTGGTGACCAGCGCGCCGGTGCGCTTGAGCAGTTCCGCGCGCGAAAGGCCAGTGGCCTTGATAACCAGTTCGAGCTCGTAGTCGTTGGTGCACAGGGCAAAGGAGCCCTCGATGGCCTGGGCCATCTGCTCGCCGGTAAGCGCGGTGATCTGCTGGCCGGGGTCGAAGATGTAGGGGATTCCCGCCTTCTTGAAGTAGGCGGGCAGTTCCACCATGTCCTGCACGTTGCCCGGCGAAACGATGCCCATGACGGAGCCGTCGTGCCGGTCCGGGAATCTGTAGCCGCAGGGCTCGCGCATGGCGCCGGGGTTGAAGCCGGTGATCTGGTTGTCGGCCTGGTCCGTGGTGATGTAGGCCCCGGCCGTGAACTGGCTCTCCACGCTGCGGATGCCGTCCAGCGGCAGGCCAAGGCCGCGCAGGCGCTCGGCATAGGGGGCGAAGTCGCGCCCGGCGCAGCCGAGAATCAGCGGCTTTTCGCCCAGCAGGGCCAGGTTGTAGGCGATGTTGCCCGCTGTGCCGCCGAAAAACTCGCACAAACCGTCCACCAGAAAGCAGACATTCAAGATGTGGATCTTGTCCGGCAGGATGTGGTCGGAAAACTTGCCGGGAAAGTTCATAATGCGGTCCAAGGCCACGGAGCCGGAAACATAAAGCTGCATGAATCCTCCAGAAGTATGCGGAGCAAAGCCCGCAAGGGGGGTGGTCGGCCGTCTCAGGACGGCCGGGGCGCTGTCTCGGCCTCGATCCAGCGCAGAAAATCCGGGTTGCCGCCGGTTATGGGCAGAGCGGCCACGCAGGGGCAATCATAGCTGTGGGCGCGCTTCAGCGCCTCGGTAAGGGGCGCCACCAGCTCTCCGGTGGTCTTGAGGACGAGCACGGCCTCTTCGGCGCTTTCAAGGGCGCCTTGCCACCAGTAGAACGAACGCATCCCCGGCAAGATGTTGGCGCAGGCCGCCAGGCGCTCCGTAACCGCGAGACGGGCCAGGCGCTCGGCCTCGGCCAAACTGGGCGCGGTGACGTAGACCAGGAACGCGGCCACGGCTTCCCGCCTATTTGCCGCACAGCGGCTTGACGCCGGGCTTGGCCGTGGAAAGATACTCGGCGATGGTGGCGGCGTCGGTTTCGGAAACCGTCGCGCCGTTGCTTCTCATGCGGTCCACGGTCTGCAGCCAGGCCTCCTGCGGGCGCGTCCCCAGCTTCTCGCATATGCGGCCGCCCGCATGGCAGGAAACGCAGGTCCGGGCGACGAGCTTGCCCGCGCTGGCCTGGGCGAAAACCAGCCCGGAGACCATGAGCAGGGCATACAGGCCTATGGCGAAGACGAGGAGCTTTTTCACGACGCTGTCCTTGGAATGATGCGTTCTGCGGCGGCGTGGTGACGCGCCCTCCCGCACTTCGGGTTCAATCACACTTCCCCTTGTCTGGCAACCCGAAACCGCCACCCGGACGCGCCCGGCCAGGTCGGCCCGGGCCGCTTGCCTCTCGCCGCGCCGAATGCTACCCACCCCGGAAAATCGTCTTGCCGGGGCGCCCCGGCCACAAGGAGCAGCCATGCCCGCCCAGACCGCCGCGCCAGCGACAGGCGCGCAGCGCACGCGCGCCCAGGAGGTGTTCGCCATCCTGGCCGCGCGCTACCCCTCCCCGGCCCCGGCCCTGGACTACGCCGACGCCTGGGGCCTGCTGGTGGCCACAGTGCTGGCGGCGCAATGCACCGACGCCCGCGTGAACCAGGTGACGCCGACGCTCTTTGCCCGCTGGCCGCGCATCGCCGACCTTGCCGACGCCGACGTGACGGACATAGAAGACGTGGTGCGCTCCACGGGCTTCTTCCGCAACAAGGCCAAGAACCTCAAGGCGGCGGCGGCGCGCGTCATGGCGGTGTACGGCGGCGAGGTGCCCCGCAGCATGGCCGAGCTCATCACCCTGCCCGGCGTGGCCAGAAAGACCGCCAACATCGTGCTCTCGAACGCCTTCGGCATCAACGAGGGCATCGCCGTGGACACCCACGTCACCCGCCTCGCCTTCCGCCTGGGCTTCACCCAAAGCGACGCCCCCAAGATCATCGAGCGCGACCTGATGCCGCTGTTCGACCGCTCCCAGTGGGCGGACATCAACCACTATCTGGTGTTCTTCGGCCGCGAGGTGTGCGACGCCCGCAAGCCGAAGTGCGCCCCGGAGAACGGCCCGCCCTGCCCGCTGGCCCACCTGTGCCCCAGAAAAGGACTCAAATGACCTACGATCCCGCCACACTCGGCCAGTTCACCATCACCGCCACCGACGGCGCGGCCCGGCGCGGCAGCCTCGTCACCGCCCACGGCGTGGTTCAGACGCCCATCTTCATGCCCGTGGGCACCCAGGGCAGCGTGAAGGCGCTTGCCCCGGACGACCTCGACGCCGCTGGCGCGCAGATCATTTTGGGCAACACCTACCACCTGTACCTGCGCCCTGGCGACGACCTGCTGGCGCGCAAGGGCGGCCTGCACCGCTTCGCCAGCTGGAACAAGCCCATCCTGACCGACAGCGGCGGCTTCCAGGTCTTCAGCCTGAAGGACATCCGCAAGCTTTCCGAGGACGGGGTGGAGTTCCGCTCCCACCACGACGGCAGCAAGCACTTTTTCTCGCCGGAAAAGGTCATGAGCATCCAGAACAACATCGGCTCGGACATCATGATGGTGCTGGACGAGTGCGTGGCCTACGGCGCGGACTACGACTACACGGCCAAATCCCTGGAGCTGACCACCCGCTGGGCGCGGCGGTGCAGGCAGGCGCACCCCAGGCACAAGAACGGGCAGCTGCTCTTCGGCATCAACCAGGGCGGGTTCTTCAAGGATCTGCGGGAACGGAGCCTCGCGCAGCTTGCGGAAATCGACTTCGACGGCTTCGCCATCGGCGGGCTCTCGGTGGGCGAAAGCATCCCCGAGATGTACGACATGCTGCACCACATCGCGCCCCTCATGCCCCGGGACACGCCCCGCTACCTCATGGGCGTGGGCACGCCCCTGGACATCCTGGAGGGCATCAGCGCCGGGGTGGACATGTTCGACTGCGTGCTGCCCACCAGGAACGCGCGCAACGGCACGCTGTATACGTCCCAGGGCAAGGTGAACATCCGCCGGGCCGAGTACCGGGAGGACGACTCCCCGCTGGACCCCCTGTGCCCCTGCTACGCCTGCCGCACCTTCAGCAAGGCCTATTTGCGGCACCTCTACGTGGCCCAGGAGCTTTTGTCGTACCGGCTCAACTCCCTGCACAACATCACCTTCTTCCTCACCCTGGCCCGCCAGGCGCGGGAGGCCATCGAGCAAGGCCGCTTCGCCGCGCTCAAGGCCCACTACCAGGACGTGTTCGCCCCGGCCAAGGACGGCGGCAAGCCATGATCCGCGCGGCGCTGGGCTGGCTTTTCCGCATATGGGGCGCGGCCAGCCTGCTGGGGCTGGCCCTGTGCGCCGGGCTCATGCTCTGCGCCGGGTGGTGGCTGCCCGTGCACGATGCGCCCGGCCCCGCCGACGCCATCGTCATCATGGGCGGGGATGCGCGGCGCTCGGCCCATGGGGCGGACCTGTACCTGGCCGGATACGCCCAGGCCGTGTACGTGGCCAGGCCGTTCTACGACCCGCCGGAACCCCTGTGCGAGTTGGGCCTGCCCTGTCCCAGGGAGGAGGAGGTGGTCCAGACCGTGCTCTCCATCAAGGGCGTGCCGCGCGCGGCCACGCGCCTATACGGGCGCGAGCTTTTGAGCACCGTGGAGGAGGCCGAGGCCCTGGCGCGTGCGCTGCCGCCGGAGGCCAGGACCATCCTTGTGGTCACCTCGCCCTCGCACTGCCGCCGGGCGCTCGCCGTGCTGCGCCACGAGCTGCCCGGCCGCACCATCCTCATGAGCCCCACGCCGCACGAGCGCTTCGAGCCCAAGTGGTGGACGCACCAGGCCTCGGCCAAGGCCGTGGTGCTGGAGCTGGCCAAATTCGCGCAGTATTACGTGGGCAAGCCGTTCCGCACGGGCGTTTCCATGCGGCCGGACGCTGGCGGGAGGGATGACACAGTCCGCGATGCGGCGGGAGGCGGAGGGCAAGACGCTCCCGAAAACGCCGGGAAATACGGAACGGACGCAACAACGCCCAGGGGCGAACCCGCGCGCACTGCGAAACCGCCCCAAGCCGGGGCAGACGGGTCACGCGGGGCGCAGTCCCTCTGAACTCAGGCCGGGGCCTTGCTGCGGCACTTGGGGCACAGGCCGTACAGGTCCATTCTGTGCCGCGCCAGGGTGAAGCCGTACTTCTCGGCCAACTCCACCTGTCTGGTCTCGATGACCGGGTCCATGATCTCGATGGTGCGGCCGCACACCTCGCAAATGAGGTGGTCGTGGTGCTCCGCGCCAAAGTGCGGCTCATAGCGGGTAATGCCGTCGGCGAAGCTCACGGCCTCGGCCAGGCCGCACCCGGCCAGCAGCTTGAGAGTGCGGTACACCGTGGCTTGGCCGATGGAGGCGTCGCGCCGTTTGACCTTGGCGTACAGCTCCTCGGAGGACACGTGCCCCGGCTCCAGCAGGAAGATATCCAGGATCAGCCTGCGCTGCGGGGTAATTTTGAGCCTGTGCTCCTGCAGATAGGAGGTGAAGGCCTGGTGCGGGGTCAGCCGTTGTGAGGAGTCTGGTTTCTGGCGCATGGAATGACTCTTATGGAATCCGCGGCGTTTCTGTCAATGCGCGAATGCGCATAACAGCCCTCTGACTTCTTGACAGCCCCCCCGGCCTGCGTTCTATTGACCCCGTCCGAGCCGCCTTGCGGCCGGGCGACGAAAACAAGGGGCTGCCATGCTGGAACTTTCGCTGTGGGTCCTCGGGGGCGTGTTCGTGCTTGGCCTTGTGGCCTGCCGCCTTGCGCGCAAGCCCAAGAAACAGCACGACATGGAACTCCTGGATTTCGACTTCGACAAA includes:
- a CDS encoding adenylyl-sulfate kinase, coding for MSASADSPGWALWFTGLPGCGKSTIARAVCEELSRRGVEPALLMMDERRRAYFPQPAYTAEERAKAYELFAREAADLVVQGRGVILDATAYRLAMRQEARAVIPRMAEVLVRCPLPEAMRREAVRSSQQSIGGHRGAYVMPGMYQKALMRKRTGQPVPGLGQVVGVDVPYEENPEAECVLDALRPVEENARAVLEFLDAWLPGLPPEKGDAA
- the tgt gene encoding tRNA guanosine(34) transglycosylase Tgt; the encoded protein is MTYDPATLGQFTITATDGAARRGSLVTAHGVVQTPIFMPVGTQGSVKALAPDDLDAAGAQIILGNTYHLYLRPGDDLLARKGGLHRFASWNKPILTDSGGFQVFSLKDIRKLSEDGVEFRSHHDGSKHFFSPEKVMSIQNNIGSDIMMVLDECVAYGADYDYTAKSLELTTRWARRCRQAHPRHKNGQLLFGINQGGFFKDLRERSLAQLAEIDFDGFAIGGLSVGESIPEMYDMLHHIAPLMPRDTPRYLMGVGTPLDILEGISAGVDMFDCVLPTRNARNGTLYTSQGKVNIRRAEYREDDSPLDPLCPCYACRTFSKAYLRHLYVAQELLSYRLNSLHNITFFLTLARQAREAIEQGRFAALKAHYQDVFAPAKDGGKP
- a CDS encoding carbohydrate kinase family protein, with amino-acid sequence MQLYVSGSVALDRIMNFPGKFSDHILPDKIHILNVCFLVDGLCEFFGGTAGNIAYNLALLGEKPLILGCAGRDFAPYAERLRGLGLPLDGIRSVESQFTAGAYITTDQADNQITGFNPGAMREPCGYRFPDRHDGSVMGIVSPGNVQDMVELPAYFKKAGIPYIFDPGQQITALTGEQMAQAIEGSFALCTNDYELELVIKATGLSRAELLKRTGALVTTLGEEGSLIAQGAQETRVPVVKVDKALDPTGAGDAYRAGLLKGLCLGEPLAKAAELGSVCAAFCVASKGTQEHRFSMEDFNASLSAHFGRSI
- the cutA gene encoding divalent-cation tolerance protein CutA; amino-acid sequence: MAAFLVYVTAPSLAEAERLARLAVTERLAACANILPGMRSFYWWQGALESAEEAVLVLKTTGELVAPLTEALKRAHSYDCPCVAALPITGGNPDFLRWIEAETAPRPS
- a CDS encoding Fur family transcriptional regulator codes for the protein MRQKPDSSQRLTPHQAFTSYLQEHRLKITPQRRLILDIFLLEPGHVSSEELYAKVKRRDASIGQATVYRTLKLLAGCGLAEAVSFADGITRYEPHFGAEHHDHLICEVCGRTIEIMDPVIETRQVELAEKYGFTLARHRMDLYGLCPKCRSKAPA
- a CDS encoding YdcF family protein produces the protein MIRAALGWLFRIWGAASLLGLALCAGLMLCAGWWLPVHDAPGPADAIVIMGGDARRSAHGADLYLAGYAQAVYVARPFYDPPEPLCELGLPCPREEEVVQTVLSIKGVPRAATRLYGRELLSTVEEAEALARALPPEARTILVVTSPSHCRRALAVLRHELPGRTILMSPTPHERFEPKWWTHQASAKAVVLELAKFAQYYVGKPFRTGVSMRPDAGGRDDTVRDAAGGGGQDAPENAGKYGTDATTPRGEPARTAKPPQAGADGSRGAQSL
- the nth gene encoding endonuclease III: MPAQTAAPATGAQRTRAQEVFAILAARYPSPAPALDYADAWGLLVATVLAAQCTDARVNQVTPTLFARWPRIADLADADVTDIEDVVRSTGFFRNKAKNLKAAAARVMAVYGGEVPRSMAELITLPGVARKTANIVLSNAFGINEGIAVDTHVTRLAFRLGFTQSDAPKIIERDLMPLFDRSQWADINHYLVFFGREVCDARKPKCAPENGPPCPLAHLCPRKGLK
- a CDS encoding methyltransferase family protein; this encodes MTPSGSLAPEALADAAYALGLWTGWGALHSILAARRVKAAFELALGPRCVLYPLGYALVSVWTFWLVLAKEPDLPQRMWAVGGAARVLLWAGQGAGVLLLAWAVLQVGGLRMLGLTQLWEFLHGRLSHGPDIRRQFRTTGAYGLVRHPMHAGGILILACQPTQSLGSLVFTLFGCAYMVLGTWLEERRLAAELGSAWRDYAARVPMLVPFFGARRF
- a CDS encoding phosphotransferase family protein, which gives rise to MIDLTPERVAEYLRRAFGPGAELDDLGAIGTLDKQGIKRFGYGKPLLVRFRVDGEPREGVLSVMRGDKYGHQFYWDRAAILMFQFETSARLPRHVRPMALGYVDAHSRLVPVAEPCEFFIMNEKLRGYDYFLDLERISGGDYRPADRDMARALARWLAEIHAVKKDDADLYYRHVRNLLGASECIMGLVDEAFPHPCPFLADEDFARLEKRLIDWRWKLRGFSHRLSVVHGDVHPWNILVDPPDAPQRDFRVLDRSRGEWGEPASDLASLAANYLLFGLRMNPEAAQPGALFQGPFAELWNILFEEYLAASGDQGVLAAIAPFFVFRGLVIVSPEWYPDHPEAVRRALVRFILRVLEDEAFDWRTPGRYLEPCDGGQA